The following are encoded in a window of Kaistia algarum genomic DNA:
- a CDS encoding FecR family protein yields MIAVRHALPLALWLAASSAAIAATEAPSGTVVAVIQQADANGGPPGKRVLSPQSSVYMGDVIRTGEIGEAQLKFRDQTKLVVGPNSQLVVDSFVFTNQNTAQSVSINAVRGTFRFITGSSPKSAYALKTPVATIGVRGTRFDFNVEKNGKTTLVLYEGSATLCNNGGSCVEMRGGCGIAVVPPGGPARRVSTLRERESALNTNFPYLAQQAGLQRAFRIDVSNCSVQKAYVPEGNGGGSNAFVPTRTQETPPPPPTPPAPPPPEPPAPPPPSPPEPPSPPEPPAPPPPPPNCGGGDHNGHSHGEGPHGDNNNGGHHWGPRSDGPHDGPPGNGGEGGGGLRHEGFSGPVQGGGNGG; encoded by the coding sequence ATGATTGCTGTCCGGCACGCATTGCCTTTGGCGCTCTGGCTCGCCGCGAGCAGTGCGGCGATCGCGGCAACGGAAGCCCCGAGCGGGACGGTGGTGGCCGTCATCCAACAGGCGGACGCCAATGGTGGCCCTCCTGGCAAACGGGTGCTCTCCCCCCAGTCTTCGGTCTATATGGGCGACGTCATTAGGACTGGCGAAATCGGCGAGGCACAGCTCAAATTCCGCGACCAGACCAAGCTGGTGGTCGGACCCAATTCGCAGCTTGTGGTCGACAGCTTCGTCTTCACGAACCAGAACACGGCCCAGAGCGTCTCGATCAACGCGGTGCGCGGCACCTTCCGCTTCATCACCGGATCGAGCCCGAAATCGGCTTATGCGCTCAAGACGCCGGTCGCCACGATCGGCGTTCGCGGAACCCGGTTTGATTTCAACGTCGAAAAGAATGGCAAGACGACGCTGGTTCTCTATGAGGGCAGCGCCACGCTGTGCAACAACGGCGGTAGCTGCGTCGAGATGCGAGGTGGCTGCGGCATCGCCGTGGTACCGCCGGGCGGTCCGGCGCGGCGCGTGTCGACCCTGCGCGAGCGGGAGTCGGCTCTCAATACCAACTTCCCCTATCTAGCGCAGCAGGCCGGCCTGCAACGTGCCTTCCGGATCGATGTATCAAATTGCTCGGTCCAGAAGGCCTACGTCCCGGAGGGCAATGGCGGCGGATCGAACGCGTTCGTTCCGACCCGCACGCAAGAGACCCCTCCCCCGCCGCCAACACCGCCGGCTCCACCCCCGCCCGAGCCACCGGCGCCGCCGCCACCATCTCCGCCCGAGCCGCCGTCACCGCCTGAGCCGCCGGCACCGCCGCCACCGCCACCGAATTGCGGTGGTGGTGATCACAACGGCCATTCCCATGGCGAAGGGCCTCATGGCGACAACAATAATGGCGGCCATCACTGGGGTCCGCGCAGTGACGGACCTCATGACGGCCCGCCCGGAAACGGTGGAGAAGGTGGCGGGGGCCTCCGCCACGAGGGGTTCAGCGGTCCGGTTCAGGGTGGCGGCAACGGAGGCTAA
- a CDS encoding DUF805 domain-containing protein, with translation MLFSILAHIAASIVDGFLVAPILGTQMFQGPEILTGLVSLGLLLPSIAVTVRRLHDVGRSGWWIFLGLLPLIGALVLLYWYVQPSQTGPNRYAA, from the coding sequence GTGCTGTTCAGCATCCTCGCCCATATCGCGGCTTCCATTGTGGATGGATTCCTGGTGGCTCCGATCCTGGGTACCCAGATGTTCCAGGGGCCGGAAATTCTGACCGGGCTCGTGAGCCTCGGGCTGCTTCTGCCGTCCATCGCCGTCACCGTGCGACGCCTGCACGATGTCGGGCGCTCGGGCTGGTGGATATTCCTCGGATTGCTCCCGCTGATCGGCGCGCTGGTGCTGCTCTACTGGTATGTGCAGCCGAGCCAGACCGGCCCGAACCGCTACGCGGCCTGA
- the xerD gene encoding site-specific tyrosine recombinase XerD, with the protein MAKPQAPGRRLAGLHHLEAFLEMMSAERGASPNTLAAYRRDIEEYAGFLADRVSEFERAGIADVRGYMADLETRGLAASSAARRLSAVRQFHRFLFAEGVRADDPSGIVSGPKRRQPLPKILSEAEVDKLLATAEARITSMPSPAAALRAARLNALLETLYASGLRVSELVALPASAARPELRMLMVKGKGNKERVVPLTERARDAISRYVALRREDEKKGGASPWLFPSFGEAGTLTRQAFARDLKELAAEAGITPARVSPHVLRHAFASHLLQNGADLRVVQQLLGHADISTTQIYTHVLEERLKALVAEHHPMAKA; encoded by the coding sequence ATGGCCAAGCCCCAAGCGCCGGGCCGACGCCTTGCCGGCCTGCACCATCTCGAGGCCTTTCTGGAGATGATGAGCGCCGAACGCGGTGCTTCCCCCAACACGCTCGCCGCCTATCGTCGCGATATTGAGGAATATGCGGGATTTCTGGCCGACAGGGTCTCGGAATTCGAGCGCGCCGGCATCGCCGATGTGCGCGGCTACATGGCCGATCTGGAGACGCGCGGCTTAGCGGCAAGCTCCGCGGCGCGCCGCCTCTCGGCCGTACGCCAGTTCCACCGCTTCCTGTTCGCGGAAGGCGTGCGCGCCGACGATCCCTCCGGCATCGTCTCGGGACCGAAGCGCCGGCAGCCGCTGCCGAAAATTCTATCCGAGGCGGAAGTCGACAAGCTGCTGGCGACGGCGGAGGCGCGGATCACTTCCATGCCGTCGCCCGCCGCAGCGCTGCGCGCGGCCCGGCTCAACGCCCTGCTGGAAACACTCTATGCCTCGGGGCTGCGCGTCTCCGAGCTCGTCGCACTGCCGGCTTCGGCGGCGCGGCCGGAACTGCGCATGCTGATGGTCAAGGGCAAGGGTAACAAGGAGCGCGTCGTCCCCCTCACCGAGCGCGCTCGCGACGCGATCTCCCGCTATGTCGCGCTGCGGCGGGAGGATGAGAAGAAGGGCGGCGCCAGTCCGTGGCTGTTCCCGTCCTTCGGCGAGGCCGGCACGCTAACGCGCCAGGCCTTCGCCCGCGATCTGAAGGAACTCGCGGCCGAGGCGGGCATCACCCCGGCGCGGGTTTCGCCACATGTGCTGCGCCACGCCTTTGCGAGCCATCTGCTGCAGAACGGCGCGGACTTACGCGTCGTCCAGCAATTGCTCGGCCATGCCGACATCTCGACGACGCAGATCTACACCCACGTCCTGGAAGAGCGGTTGAAGGCCCTCGTCGCCGAGCATCACCCGATGGCGAAGGCCTGA
- a CDS encoding shikimate kinase, producing the protein MAEEMGEEAALEGGGEDERSALVERLEGRAIVLVGLMGAGKTSVGKRIATRLHLPFVDADAEIEKAANATIPEIFAKHGEAYFRDGERRVIRRLLDGRPKVLATGGGAFMSGETRAAIAAGAVSLWLRADLDVLMARVRKRSNRPLLLNDDPEGTMRRLMDERYPIYAEADIHILSRDVAHEVVAEEALAALAGFLGVPSGGEARTT; encoded by the coding sequence ATGGCGGAAGAGATGGGTGAAGAGGCGGCCTTGGAGGGCGGCGGCGAAGACGAGCGTTCGGCTCTCGTCGAGCGGCTGGAAGGTCGTGCCATCGTGCTCGTCGGGCTGATGGGAGCCGGCAAGACGTCTGTCGGCAAACGTATCGCCACGCGGCTGCATCTTCCTTTCGTCGACGCCGACGCCGAGATCGAGAAGGCCGCCAACGCGACCATTCCCGAAATCTTCGCGAAGCATGGCGAGGCCTATTTTCGCGATGGCGAGCGGCGCGTCATCCGCCGCCTGCTCGACGGCAGGCCCAAGGTCCTGGCAACCGGCGGCGGCGCCTTTATGAGCGGCGAAACTCGCGCGGCGATCGCCGCGGGCGCCGTGTCGCTGTGGCTCAGGGCCGATCTCGACGTGCTGATGGCCCGGGTGCGCAAGCGCTCCAACCGGCCGCTGCTCCTGAACGACGATCCGGAGGGTACGATGCGCCGCCTGATGGACGAGCGCTATCCGATCTATGCCGAGGCCGATATTCACATCCTGTCGCGCGACGTGGCACATGAGGTCGTCGCCGAGGAAGCGCTCGCCGCGCTTGCGGGCTTCCTCGGTGTGCCTTCGGGCGGAGAAGCGAGGACGACATGA
- the aroB gene encoding 3-dehydroquinate synthase, with translation MNDKTEAADTIQVRVELGARAYDILIGRGLIAEAGREIAARLPGVRAAIVTDRNLAGAHLPALQSSLATAGIEAVPVIVEPGESSKSFPVLEMVVRAVLAARLERGDIIVALGGGVIGDLSGFAASVVRRGMRFVQIPTSLLAQVDSSVGGKTGINTPEGKNLVGAFHQPELVLADTAALDTLSPREFRAGYAEVAKYGLIDDPGFFAWLEANWRGIFAGGPEREHAVATSCRAKAKVVAADEHETGERALLNLGHTFGHALEAATHYSQRLVHGEGVSIGMVLAHRFSARMNLCSPDDGRRVAAHLALVGLPTELADIPGELPDADGLMALIAQDKKVSRGTLTFILTRGIGEAFIAKDVPPAEVRAFLAETLAA, from the coding sequence ATGAACGACAAGACGGAAGCGGCCGATACCATCCAGGTTCGCGTCGAGCTCGGTGCGCGCGCCTATGACATCCTGATCGGACGTGGCCTGATTGCGGAGGCCGGCCGTGAGATCGCGGCGCGGCTGCCGGGCGTCCGGGCTGCCATCGTCACCGACCGCAATCTCGCCGGCGCCCATCTGCCGGCGCTCCAGTCCTCGCTTGCTACGGCTGGCATCGAGGCTGTCCCCGTTATTGTCGAGCCCGGCGAATCGTCGAAGAGCTTCCCGGTCCTGGAAATGGTCGTGCGCGCCGTGCTGGCGGCGCGGCTGGAGCGGGGCGACATCATCGTGGCGCTGGGCGGCGGGGTGATCGGCGATCTTTCGGGTTTTGCCGCGTCGGTCGTTCGCCGCGGCATGCGCTTCGTTCAGATCCCGACCTCGTTGCTGGCGCAGGTGGACAGTTCCGTCGGCGGCAAGACGGGAATCAATACGCCAGAGGGCAAGAATCTCGTGGGCGCCTTCCATCAGCCGGAACTCGTGCTGGCCGATACCGCCGCGCTCGACACGCTGTCGCCGCGCGAGTTCCGCGCCGGTTATGCCGAAGTCGCGAAATACGGCTTGATCGATGATCCGGGCTTCTTCGCCTGGCTGGAAGCGAACTGGCGCGGTATCTTCGCCGGCGGACCGGAGCGCGAGCATGCGGTGGCGACGAGCTGCCGCGCCAAGGCCAAGGTTGTCGCCGCCGACGAGCACGAGACCGGCGAACGGGCGCTGCTCAATCTCGGCCACACCTTCGGCCATGCGCTCGAGGCGGCCACGCATTATTCGCAGCGGCTCGTCCATGGCGAGGGAGTCTCGATCGGCATGGTCCTGGCGCATCGCTTCTCGGCGCGGATGAACCTCTGCTCGCCCGATGACGGCCGCCGCGTCGCCGCGCATCTCGCCCTGGTCGGCCTGCCGACGGAGCTCGCCGATATTCCGGGCGAACTCCCTGACGCCGACGGGCTGATGGCGCTGATCGCGCAGGACAAAAAGGTCTCGCGCGGCACGCTGACTTTCATCCTGACGCGCGGAATCGGCGAGGCCTTCATCGCCAAGGATGTCCCGCCAGCCGAAGTTCGGGCATTCTTGGCGGAGACGCTGGCAGCGTAG
- a CDS encoding Crp/Fnr family transcriptional regulator: MLDILSLFFGNRIDLPGHIGFLLLAVSLFLTNIFWLRVFLILGFAFEIVYFSLAETPLYTGIAYNFLFILINLYRLHALDKARRMVNAASGGDLLRKGISDLDDEHLARLVEFGEAFDLEPGAVLTIQGEPVEAFYLLTEGQAVVDVSGKRVGQLRAGEFVGEISFLANAPATATVRAATELSVIALDSAKLKAAGREDPAIAAAIYHVIGNALARKLIATNRRHAMETGRPG, from the coding sequence GTGCTCGACATATTGAGCCTATTCTTCGGCAACCGGATCGATCTTCCCGGCCATATCGGCTTCCTGCTGTTGGCCGTCTCGCTGTTCCTCACCAACATCTTCTGGCTGCGCGTTTTCCTGATCCTTGGTTTCGCGTTCGAGATCGTCTATTTCTCGCTGGCGGAGACGCCGCTCTATACCGGCATCGCCTATAATTTCCTGTTCATCCTGATCAATCTCTACCGCCTTCACGCGCTGGACAAGGCGCGGCGCATGGTGAACGCGGCGAGCGGCGGCGATCTCCTGCGCAAGGGCATTTCGGATCTCGACGATGAGCATCTGGCGCGATTGGTCGAGTTCGGCGAGGCCTTCGACCTCGAACCGGGCGCGGTGCTGACGATTCAGGGCGAGCCGGTCGAGGCCTTCTATCTGCTTACTGAAGGACAGGCGGTGGTCGATGTCTCCGGCAAGCGCGTCGGCCAGCTTCGGGCCGGCGAGTTCGTCGGCGAGATTTCGTTTCTCGCCAATGCCCCGGCGACGGCGACGGTACGGGCCGCGACCGAGCTTTCCGTGATCGCGCTCGACAGCGCCAAGCTGAAGGCCGCCGGCCGCGAGGATCCGGCGATCGCCGCCGCGATCTACCATGTCATCGGCAATGCGCTGGCGCGGAAGCTGATCGCGACCAATCGCCGGCATGCCATGGAGACCGGGCGGCCGGGTTGA
- a CDS encoding BolA family protein produces the protein MNTKERIAKRLGDALAPESLDVIDESHLHKGHAGARPGGETHYRVRITTNAFRGKSRIDMHRAINALLADELAAGVHALAIEAKAPA, from the coding sequence ATGAATACCAAAGAGCGGATCGCCAAGCGGCTCGGCGACGCCCTGGCGCCAGAGAGCCTAGATGTGATCGACGAATCGCATCTCCACAAGGGCCATGCGGGTGCTAGGCCCGGCGGCGAGACACATTACCGCGTCCGCATCACCACAAACGCCTTCCGCGGCAAGAGCCGCATCGACATGCACCGCGCGATCAACGCTCTGCTGGCGGATGAACTCGCTGCCGGCGTCCATGCGCTCGCCATCGAGGCAAAGGCGCCGGCCTGA
- a CDS encoding J domain-containing protein — protein sequence MKLDSKLFDRIRIKRADSTLVEEAPHRCGWAGCDRPGTHRAPMGRGREGKFHHFCIDHVRLYNKSYNYFSGMGDEQIAAYQKDSLTGHRPTWTMGVNSAGEQKERVRSHATRDWSGGIRDPFDMFQGAGTVHEPEAAPKRHLKALERKSFDTLELEGSESQSDIKARYKALVKLYHPDANGGDRSFEDKLREIIQAYNFLKAAGFC from the coding sequence ATGAAGCTCGATTCAAAACTCTTCGACCGGATCCGGATCAAGCGGGCCGACAGCACGCTGGTGGAGGAAGCTCCCCATCGCTGCGGCTGGGCGGGCTGTGACCGCCCGGGCACGCATCGCGCGCCGATGGGCCGTGGCCGCGAGGGCAAGTTTCACCATTTCTGCATCGACCACGTTCGGCTCTACAACAAGTCGTACAATTATTTCTCCGGCATGGGCGACGAGCAGATCGCCGCCTACCAGAAGGATTCGCTGACCGGCCATCGCCCGACCTGGACGATGGGCGTCAACAGCGCTGGCGAGCAGAAGGAGCGTGTGCGAAGCCATGCGACGCGCGACTGGAGTGGCGGAATCCGCGATCCTTTCGATATGTTCCAGGGCGCCGGCACGGTGCATGAGCCGGAGGCGGCGCCGAAACGGCATCTGAAGGCGCTGGAGCGCAAATCCTTCGACACGCTCGAACTGGAAGGCTCGGAGAGCCAGAGCGATATCAAGGCGCGCTACAAGGCGCTGGTGAAGCTCTATCATCCAGACGCCAATGGCGGCGACCGGTCCTTCGAAGACAAGCTCCGGGAGATCATCCAGGCGTATAACTTCCTCAAGGCGGCCGGCTTCTGCTAG
- the cobS gene encoding cobaltochelatase subunit CobS — protein MTETTIDRASLPDTEISVRDVFGIDSDLKVPAFSAANEHVPESDPDYLFDRTTTLAILAGFARNRRVMVTGYHGTGKSTHIEQVAARLNWPCIRVNLDSHISRIDLIGKDAIVIKDGLQVTEFRDGILPWAYQHNVALVFDEYDAGRPDVMFVIQRVLESSGRLTLLDQNRVIRPHPAFRLFSTANTVGLGDTSGLYHGTQQINQAQMDRWSIVTTLNYLPHDNEVGIVVSKAKHFADPKGKALVGRMVRLADMTRSAFINGDLSTVMSPRTVITWAENAEIFGDIAFAFRVTFLNKCDELERPLVAEFYQRAFGEELAESAANVVLS, from the coding sequence ATGACTGAAACGACGATCGATCGTGCCTCTCTCCCCGATACCGAGATCTCGGTGCGGGATGTGTTCGGCATCGATTCCGACCTCAAGGTCCCCGCCTTTTCCGCGGCCAACGAGCATGTCCCGGAATCGGATCCCGACTATCTCTTCGACCGGACCACGACGCTCGCCATTCTTGCCGGCTTCGCGCGCAACCGCCGCGTCATGGTCACCGGCTATCACGGCACGGGCAAGTCGACCCATATCGAGCAGGTCGCCGCGCGCCTCAACTGGCCGTGCATCCGCGTCAATCTCGACAGCCATATCAGCCGCATCGACCTGATCGGCAAGGACGCGATCGTCATCAAGGATGGGCTGCAGGTCACCGAGTTCCGTGACGGCATTCTGCCCTGGGCCTACCAGCATAATGTCGCGCTCGTGTTCGATGAATATGACGCCGGCCGTCCGGACGTGATGTTCGTCATCCAGCGCGTCCTGGAATCCTCGGGCCGCCTGACGCTGCTTGACCAGAATCGCGTCATCCGCCCGCATCCGGCCTTCCGCCTGTTCTCCACCGCTAATACGGTCGGCCTCGGCGACACGTCCGGCCTTTATCACGGCACGCAGCAGATCAATCAGGCGCAGATGGATCGCTGGTCCATCGTCACGACGCTGAACTATCTGCCGCATGACAATGAGGTCGGCATCGTCGTCTCCAAGGCGAAGCACTTCGCCGATCCGAAGGGCAAGGCGCTGGTCGGCCGCATGGTCCGCCTCGCCGACATGACGCGCTCGGCCTTCATCAATGGCGATCTTTCGACCGTCATGAGCCCGCGCACGGTCATCACCTGGGCCGAGAATGCCGAGATCTTCGGCGACATCGCCTTCGCGTTCCGCGTCACCTTCCTGAACAAGTGCGACGAGCTGGAGCGGCCGCTGGTCGCTGAGTTCTACCAGCGCGCCTTCGGCGAGGAACTGGCGGAATCGGCGGCGAACGTTGTCCTGTCGTAA
- the cobT gene encoding cobaltochelatase subunit CobT: MAGSNSDTRARPGEPAAEPFKRAVVGCVRAIAGKSDLEVTFSNDRPVLTGLRARLPEPGRKPTANEIAVTRGLGDSMALRLACHDPALHRTVAPEGKNARAIFDAVEQARIEAIGARRMDGVASNLAAALEDRYHRGNFHEITERAEAPLEDAVALMVREKLTGLKPPQSSQRIVDLWRDWVEDKAGKDFDRLADTLGDQKRFASAVRSLLASLDMGDELGEGEDEPNDEDGEASDDSGSEQENGSEQPDQSDSESQEESEATGDDTDAGDTETTEAGAEDESEGEDAEDARDAGEARRPDSPFTPHVPTTDYKAFTTRFDETIKAEDLCDSAELDRLRGFLDKQLSNLQGAVGRLANRLQRRLMAQQSRSWDFDREEGMLDPARLHRVVTDPMQPLSFKIEKDTDFRDTVVTLLLDNSGSMRGRPITVAATCADILARTLERCGVKVEILGFTTRAWKGGQSREAWLQAGKPAAPGRLNDLRHIIYKAADAPWRRARRNLGLMMREGLLKENIDGEALDWAHKRLLVRSEQRKILMMISDGAPVDDSTLSVNTGNYLERHLRFIIDEIENRSPVELIAIGIGHDVTRYYKRAVTIVDAEELAGAMTEKLAELFDEKAKAPAPRRRMAGR; encoded by the coding sequence ATGGCCGGCAGCAATTCCGACACCAGGGCGAGGCCGGGCGAACCGGCCGCCGAGCCGTTCAAGCGGGCGGTGGTCGGCTGCGTGCGCGCCATCGCCGGCAAGAGCGATCTCGAGGTCACTTTCTCGAACGACCGTCCCGTTCTGACCGGCCTGCGCGCCCGCCTGCCGGAGCCCGGCCGCAAGCCGACGGCGAACGAGATCGCTGTGACGCGCGGGCTCGGCGATTCCATGGCGCTGCGGCTTGCCTGCCATGATCCGGCGCTGCACCGCACGGTCGCGCCCGAGGGCAAGAACGCGCGGGCGATCTTCGATGCCGTCGAGCAGGCGAGGATCGAGGCGATAGGCGCGCGGCGCATGGACGGCGTCGCCAGCAATCTCGCTGCCGCGCTGGAGGACCGCTACCATCGTGGCAATTTCCACGAGATCACTGAGCGGGCCGAGGCGCCGCTCGAGGATGCCGTGGCGCTCATGGTCCGAGAGAAGCTGACCGGGCTGAAGCCGCCCCAATCGAGCCAGCGCATCGTCGATCTCTGGCGCGACTGGGTCGAGGACAAGGCCGGCAAGGACTTCGATCGTCTCGCCGATACGCTGGGCGACCAGAAGCGCTTCGCCTCCGCCGTCCGCTCGCTGCTCGCCTCGCTCGACATGGGCGACGAGTTGGGGGAAGGCGAGGACGAACCGAACGACGAGGACGGCGAGGCGAGCGATGATTCCGGCTCCGAGCAGGAGAACGGCTCCGAGCAGCCCGACCAGTCCGACAGCGAATCGCAGGAAGAATCCGAGGCGACCGGCGACGATACCGATGCCGGCGATACCGAGACCACGGAAGCCGGCGCGGAGGACGAATCCGAGGGCGAGGACGCGGAGGATGCGCGCGATGCCGGCGAGGCACGTCGGCCCGACAGCCCGTTCACCCCGCATGTCCCGACGACCGACTACAAGGCGTTCACGACCCGTTTCGACGAGACGATCAAGGCCGAGGACCTCTGTGATTCGGCCGAGCTCGACCGTCTGCGCGGTTTTCTCGACAAGCAGCTCTCCAATCTGCAGGGCGCGGTCGGGCGGCTGGCCAACCGGCTGCAGCGCCGCCTGATGGCGCAGCAGAGCCGGTCGTGGGATTTCGATCGCGAGGAGGGCATGCTCGATCCGGCGCGCCTGCACCGCGTCGTCACCGACCCGATGCAGCCGCTCTCGTTCAAGATCGAGAAAGACACGGATTTCCGCGATACCGTCGTGACGCTGCTGCTCGACAATTCGGGCTCGATGCGTGGCCGGCCGATCACGGTCGCGGCCACCTGCGCCGACATTTTGGCGCGGACGCTGGAGCGCTGCGGAGTCAAGGTCGAGATCCTCGGCTTCACGACGCGTGCCTGGAAGGGCGGGCAGTCGCGCGAGGCCTGGCTGCAGGCCGGCAAGCCGGCGGCGCCCGGGCGGCTCAACGACCTCCGCCACATCATCTACAAGGCGGCGGACGCGCCCTGGCGGCGGGCTCGGCGCAATCTCGGGCTGATGATGCGCGAAGGCCTGCTCAAGGAGAACATCGACGGCGAGGCGCTCGACTGGGCGCATAAGCGACTGCTCGTGCGCTCGGAGCAGCGCAAGATCCTGATGATGATCTCCGACGGCGCGCCGGTCGATGATTCGACGCTCTCCGTGAACACCGGCAATTATCTGGAGCGGCATCTGCGCTTCATCATCGACGAGATCGAAAACCGTTCGCCGGTCGAGCTGATCGCGATCGGCATCGGCCATGACGTGACGCGCTATTACAAGCGCGCGGTCACGATCGTCGATGCCGAGGAACTGGCTGGCGCCATGACCGAGAAGCTGGCCGAACTGTTCGATGAGAAGGCAAAGGCACCGGCCCCCCGGCGGCGGATGGCCGGCCGATGA
- a CDS encoding esterase-like activity of phytase family protein: MTAAVFAVFRVFLFAAAVSLHLLPSVAGSAEAAGFAPIEIRTTAIENFLIGRSQTRFGEFEFRGGIVVTSSEPNFGGLSGLDFAPDGKRFTAISDIGYWFRGEVERSNGWLTGISGGEWATILNAAGKPVGAKRNADAEGLRFGTLGGRDVAYVSFEQTNDLKAYRLEPDLALSRPQQIALPKSAKGIKRNRGFEALAIAPANSALAGSPILIAERTLDKAGNHRAFVVNGPLAGTFSVVRSDDFDVTDADFLPNGDLLILERMVDLPFGVKMRLRRLDASRIRPGALVDGPVVMEANMGNQIDNMEGLAVTTDPDGRPRITLVSDDNLSFIQRTLMLEFVWLGPTRSAANE; the protein is encoded by the coding sequence ATGACGGCGGCGGTATTCGCCGTTTTCCGGGTCTTCCTGTTCGCCGCGGCTGTTTCACTTCATCTCCTGCCCTCGGTGGCGGGATCGGCGGAGGCCGCCGGCTTCGCGCCGATCGAGATCCGTACGACGGCGATAGAGAATTTCCTGATCGGCCGGTCGCAGACCCGCTTTGGCGAGTTCGAGTTCCGCGGCGGGATCGTGGTGACGTCGAGCGAACCCAATTTCGGCGGCCTGTCCGGCCTCGATTTCGCGCCGGACGGCAAGCGCTTCACCGCGATATCCGATATCGGCTATTGGTTTCGTGGCGAGGTCGAACGCTCGAATGGCTGGCTGACGGGAATTTCGGGCGGCGAATGGGCGACGATCCTGAACGCGGCCGGAAAGCCGGTCGGTGCCAAGCGCAATGCCGACGCTGAGGGGCTGCGCTTCGGTACGCTCGGCGGGCGCGACGTCGCCTATGTCTCGTTCGAGCAGACCAATGATCTGAAGGCCTACCGGCTCGAACCGGATCTCGCCCTCTCCCGTCCGCAGCAAATTGCCCTGCCGAAAAGCGCCAAGGGCATCAAGCGCAATCGCGGCTTCGAGGCGCTGGCGATCGCGCCGGCAAACTCGGCGCTCGCCGGCTCGCCGATCCTCATCGCCGAGCGGACGCTCGACAAGGCCGGCAATCACCGCGCCTTCGTCGTCAACGGGCCGCTCGCCGGGACTTTTTCCGTGGTGCGCAGTGATGATTTCGACGTTACCGACGCCGATTTCCTGCCGAATGGCGATCTGCTGATCCTCGAGCGGATGGTGGACCTGCCCTTCGGCGTCAAGATGCGCCTACGCCGCCTGGACGCCTCGCGCATCCGCCCCGGCGCGCTGGTCGACGGTCCCGTCGTGATGGAGGCCAATATGGGCAACCAGATCGACAATATGGAAGGCCTCGCGGTCACGACCGACCCCGATGGCCGCCCCCGGATCACCCTGGTCTCCGACGACAATCTCTCCTTCATCCAGCGCACCCTGATGCTGGAATTCGTCTGGCTGGGTCCAACAAGGAGCGCGGCGAACGAGTAG